In Actinomadura luteofluorescens, the sequence GGCACGTTCGACCCCCACATGATCAGGTAGCCGGCGTCCCACCAGTCGCCCGACTCGGGGACGTCGGTCTGGTCGCCGAACACCTGCGGGGACGCCACCGGCAGGTCGGCGTACCAGTCGTAGAACGACAGCATCGTCCCGCCGATCAGCGACACGAACCGGGCGCCGGACGCGTGCGAGACCATCGACATCGCCGGGATCGGGGAGAACCCGGCGACCCGGTCCGGGCCGTGCTCGGCGATCGTGTGGACGTGCGCGGCTGCGATCATCTCGGTCGCCTCGTCCCACGACGCCCGCACCAGCCCGCCGCGCCCCCGCGCGCCCTTGTAGGCGCGGGCCCTCTCCGGGTCGGAGACGATGTCGCGCCACGCGGCCACCGGGTCGCCGGTGCGGGCCTTGGCCTCCCGGTACATCTCCAGCAGGACGCCCCGCACGTACGGGTACCGCACGCGGGTCGGCGAGTAGGTGTACCAGGAGAACGACGCGCCCCGGGGGCAGCCGCGCGGCTCGTACTCGGGACGGTCCGGGCCCACCGACGGGTAGTCGGTCTGCTGCGCCTCCCAGGTGATGATGCCGTCCTTGACGTACACCTTCCACGAGCACGACCCGGTGCAGTTCACCCCGTGCGTGGAGCGCACGACCTTGTCGTGCGACCAGCGGTCCCGATAGAACGCGTCCGCCTGCCGCCCGCCCTTCTTGGTCATGGTCCGCAGATCGGGCGAGACCTGCGCGCGGGTGAAGTACCTCCGCGTGCTCACCAGTGCGTCTTCCAGCGGGCCGTCCAGTCCGGGCCTGCCCTCGGTCGAGCTCAACTCCGCTTCCCTTCCCTATGCGTCCCGGCGGGCCGGCACGGCGCGCCGGACGACCGTGGCGGTGAACAGCGCGGCGGCCGCGGCCACGAGCGCGAGCAGCACGAGTCCGGCGGCGTAGGAGCCGTAGGCGCCGTAGACGAACCCCATGACCAGCGGCGGGACGAACCCGCCGAGGCCGCCCGCGGCGCCGACGACGCCGGTGACCGCGCCGACCTTGCTCACCGGGGTGAGCTGCGCGACCAGCGCGAACGTCGCGCCGCTGCCGGCGCCGAGCGCGGCGGCCATGGCGAGGAACGCGATCGTCCCGAGCGGCATCAGCGGCGGCGCGAACGACTGCGCCGCCGCGCCCGCCACCGTCACCGCCAGGGCCGCCGCCATCACCCGGGCGGCGCCGACCCGGTCCGACAGCCACCCGCCGATCGGGCGCATCACCACCGCCAGCAGGACGAACCCCGCCATCCGGTTGGCGGCGTCCGACTGCGACAGCCCGTACTGCGTCTTCAGATACGTGGGCAGGTACACCGAGAACGCGACGTAGCCGCCGAACGCCACGGCGTACAGGGCCGACATCTGCCAGGTCACGCCCATCCGGGCCGTCGCGACCAGCCGTTTCGCGAGCGGCTCGGTCGGCGCGGTGCGCCCGGGGGCCTCCCGCAGGACGAGCCACGCGACCGCCGCGTACACGGCGAGCAGCACGGCCATGACCACGAACGGGAACTCCGTCCCGTACCTGTCGACCTCCTTGACGGTCGTCAGCGCGCTGATCGCGGTGCCGCCCATTCCGGCGCCGAAGATCCCGACCGCCAGCCCGCGCCGCTGGGGCGGGAACCAGGCGTTGACGAAGGGGACCCCGACCGCGAACGTCGTGCCGGCGATGCCGAGGAAGAACCCGCCGGCGAGCAGCGACGCCAGCGAGGAGTGCCCGGCCAGGCCCAGGTAGAGGACGGGCACGATGGTGAACAGCGAGACCGCGGGGAACATCACCCGGCCGCCGAACCGGTCGGTCAGGGCGCCGACCGGGATGCGCCCCAGCGAGCCCACGACCACGGGCACGGCCACGAGCAGGGACTGCTCGAACGACGAGAGATCCAGCGAGTCCTTGAACCGCGGCCCCAGCGGGCTCAGCAGCGCCCACGCCCAGAAGTTCACCGCGAACCCGATCGTGGCCACCGCCAGCATGACCATCGACCGGCGGCCGCCGCCCACCCCGGTTTCCGCGGGCCCCGCTTCCGCCGTCCGACGTGTCCCAGTCACCGTGACCTGCCTCCGTCAGCCCGATTTCGGTGGGCCTTCCCTGTGCGCCGAGCGGATAACCATGATCAGTTCCGCCGCACCACCCTCGTGGAGCGCGGTGACGCGCGGTAGGGACCTTGGTCCCGGCGAAGGCCCCGCGAGGGCGCGGGGCCGCGATGACCTACCGTGGTCACCGTGACCGACCATCGTGAGCACGGCGAGCTGGTGGAGGCGCTGCGGGCGGCCGGGGTCAGCGGGGTGGACGACTCGGCGCTCGCGCGGTCCCTGTACTCGTCGGACGCCTCCCTGTACCGGGTGCCGCCGCGGGTCGTGGTGACGCCCCGCGAGGCGGGCGAGCTGCCGGCCGTCCTCGCGGTGTGCCGGGACGCCGGGGTGCCGCTCACGATGCGGGGCGCCGGGACGTCCATCGCGGGGAACGCGGTCGGGCCCGGGGTCGTCGCCGACGTGAGCCGGCACCTGAACCGCGTGCTGGAGATCGACCCGGAGGCGGGGACGGCGCTGGTGGAGCCCGGCATCGTGCAGGCGGACCTGCACCGGGCGGCGGCGGGGCACGGGCTGCGTTTCGGGCCCGATCCGTCCACCCGGACGCGCGCCACGCTCGGCGGGATGATCGGCAACAACGCGTGCGGCTCGCGGGCGCTCGGCTACGGGCGCACGAGCGACAACGTGCTCGGCCTCGACGTCGTCACCGGCTCCGGGGAGCGGCTGCGGCTCGGCGACGTGCCGGGGGCGCGGCCCGGCAGCGTCCTGCTGGAGCGGCTGCGGGGGCTGGTCGGCGAGAACCTGGCCCTCGTGCGGACCGAGTTCGGGCGGTTCGGCCGGCAGGTCTCCGGATACTCGCTGGAGCACCTGCTGCCGGAGCAGGGCTTCGACGTCGCCCGCACGCTGGTGGGCAGCGAGGGGACGCTCGCGCTGACGCTCGCGGCACGGGTGCGGATGGTCCGGGAGCCCGCGCACCGGGCGCTGGTGGTGCTCGGGTACGGGTCGATGGCCGAGGCCGCCGACGCCGTCCCGGCGATCCTGCCGCACGGCCCGGTCGCGTGCGAGGGACTGGACTCGCGGATCGTCGACGTCGTGCGGGAGCGGCGGGGCGCCGCCGCGGTGCCGCCGCTGCCGTCCGGGTCCGGGTGGCTGCTGGTGGAGCTGGCCGGCCCCGAGGCCGGGGCGCTGCGTTCCGCGGCGCGCGAGATCGTCGGCGATTCCGGTTGCGCCGACTCGGCGCTCGTGGAGGACATGGCGCTCGCCGACGCGCTGTGGCGGATCCGCGAGGACGGCTCCGGGCTCGTCGCGCGCACGCCCTCCGGCGAGCAGGCGCACGCCGGGTGGGAGGACGCGGCGGTCCCGCCCGAGCGGCTCGGCGCCTACCTGCGGGAGTTCGAGGCGCTGCTGGCCGGATACGACCTGTTCGGCGTCCCGTACGGCCATTTCGGCGACGGGTGCATCCACGTCCGGATCGACTTCCCGTTCGGGCGGACCGGCGGGACGCGCGTCTTCCGGGACTTCCTGAACGAGGCGGCGGCGCTGGCGGCGCGGCACGGCGGCACCATGTCCGGCGAGCACGGCGACGGGCGGGCCCGCAGCGAGCTGCTGCCGCACATGTACTCGCCCGAGGCGCTGGCGCTGTGCTCGGCCGTCAAGGACGTCTTCGACCCGGACGACGTGCTCAACCCCGGCATCATCGTCCGCCCGGCGGCCGTGGACGCCGACCTGCGCGCCGTGCAGACGATCCCGCTGGACCGGGGCCTCGGTCTCGCCTACCGGGACGACCGGGGCGACCTGTCCCGTGCCGTGCACCGCTGCACCGGCGTGGGCAAGTGCCGCGCCGACAACACGGGGTCGGGCGGCGTGATGTGCCCGTCCTACCTGGCGACCCGGGAGGAGAAGGACTCCACGCGCGGACGGGCCCGGGTGCTCCAGGAGGTCGTCAGCGGGAAGCTCGGCCCGGACGGCTGGAAGTCCGACGCCCTGCACGACGTCCTCGATCTGTGCCTCGCGTGCAAGGGCTGCGCGTCCGACTGCCCGACCGGCGTCGACATGGCCTCCTACAAGGCGGAGGCGCTGCACCGGCGGTACCGGGGGCGGATCCGGCCGCGCTCCCACTACGCGCTCGGCCGGCTCCCGCGCTGGACCCGGCTCGCCGCCCGGGCGCCCGCGGCGATCAAGGCGGTGAACGCGGCGATGCGGTCGCGCGCGCTGAAGCCGCTGCTCGCGTGGGGCGCGGGCATCGACGGGCGGCGCACGCTCCCCGCGCTCGCGCCCGTGACGTTCCGGCGCTGGTTCGCCTCGCACCGCAGCCCGCGGGGCCGCAACGGCGACGTCGTGCTGTTCGTGGACAGCTTCACCGACGCGTTCTCCCCGGAGGTGGGCCGGGCGACCGTGCGGGTGCTGGAGCACGCCGGCTACCGCGTCACGGTGACCGAGCGCCCCGTGTGCTGCGGGATCACGTGGATCTCCACCGGTCAGCTGGACGGCGCGCGGGCGCAGGCGCGCCGCACCGTCCGCGCGCTGCTCCCCCACGTGCGGCGCGGCGCCAGGGTCGTCGGCATGGAGCCGTCCTGCACCGGGGTGCTGCGGTCCGACGCCGAGGAGCTGCTGAGGGGCGTGGACGCGGCGGCCGCCCGCGAGGTCGCCGCCGCGACCCGCACCCTGGCCGAGCTGCTCGCCGAGACGCCGGACTGGACGCCGCCCGACCTGTCCGGCGTCACCGGGATCGCGCAGCCGCACTGCCACCACCACGCCGTCATGGGCTGGGCGAAGGACGCCGACCTGCTGCGCAAGGCGGGCGCGGACGTCGAGCGGCTCGGCGACTGCTGCGGGCTGGCCGGCAACTTCGGCGTCGAGAAGGGCCACCACGAGGTGTCGGTCGCCGTCGCCGAGCAGCGGCTGCTCCCGGCCGTCCGCGCGGCCGGGGAGGACGCGGTGGTCCTGGCCGACGGGTTCAGCTGCCGCACGCAGCTGCGCGAGCTGGCGCGGCGCGACGGCGAGCACCTCGCCGAGCTCCTGGCCCGCCGCCTGCCGGAGGGCTGACCGTCGGGCGCGCCTAGCCGCCCAGCGTGCGCGACAGGGTGAGCGCGGCGGTGTGGACGGCCGGCGCGACCGCGGCGAGCCGCATCCGCGTCGCCCAGCCCGACACCGACAGCGCGCCGAGGACCAGGCCGTCCGGGCCGAGGACGGGGCTGGCGGCGCAGACGATGCCGCTGCCGGACTCCTCCCGGTCGTAGGCGACGCCCTCCCGCCTGATCGTCTCCAGTTCCCGGGCGAGCAGCCCCGGCGCGGTCACGCTGCGCTCGCCGACCTTGACCAGCCCCGACTCCAGCACGCCCTTGACCACCTCCGGCGGGGAGAACGCGAGGATCGCCTTGCCCACCCCCGTCACGTGCGCGGGCAGCCGCCCGCCCACCTGCGACGGCAGCCGCGGGCCGCCGGAGGAGCCGAGGATCTCCACGTAGACGACCTCGCCGCCCTCCAGCACCGCGAGATGGACGGTCTGCCGGGTCGCCTCCCGCAGGTCCGACATGTAGGGGACGGCGGCGTCGCGCAGCACCCGCTGGCGCGGCACCCGCTGCCCGATCTCGAACAGCCGCAGGCCGAGCCGCACCCGCGGGCCCCGGCGCTCCAGCAGCCCGGCGTCCACCAGGTCGAGGGCGATGCGGTGCGCGGTCGACTTCGGCAGGCCGCTGCGGCGGGCCAGCTCGGCGGCGCCCAGGCCGTCGTCCTCCGGGCGGAACGCCGACAGCACCGCGACGACGCGGCGCAGGAAGCTCTCCTCGGACGGGACGGGCGGCATGAAACCAGTGTCCCACCACGCGGGACGTCCGCGTTGCCCGCGGGGCCCCGGGCGGGAGAGGCTCGGCCTGCCCATACGAACGAAAGGACGGCCCCATGGACCCGGGTTCAGTGGAGAAGGCCGCGGCCGCGCTGCTCGACGCGTACGCCACCGGCACTCCCATCGCGCCGCTGACGAAGGACCATCCGGACATGTCGGTGGCCGACGCCTACGCGGTCCAGCTCGCCCAGGTCACGGCGTGGACCGGCGCCGGAGCGCGCGTCAAGGGCCACAAGGTCGGCCTGACCTCGGCGGCGATGCAGCGCCAGATGGGCGTGGACCAGCCGGACTTCGGCGTGCTGCTGGACACGATGTTCCTGCCGGAGAGCGCCCCGATCGACACCGGCCGGTTCCTGCAGCCCCGGATCGAACCGGAGATCGCGTTCGTGCTGGGTCGCCCGCTGGCCGGGCCCGGCGCCACGGCGGCGGACGCCGTCGCGGCCGTCGACTACGTGCTGCCCGCGCTGGAGGTGATCGACTCCCGCATCGCGGACTGGAAGATCACCCTGCCGGACACGATCGCGGACAACGCCTCCAGCGGCGGCGTCGTGCTCGGCACCCGCCCGGTCCGCCTGGACGACCAGGACCTGTCGCTGATGGGCTGCCTGCTGCGCCGCGACGGCGACCTGATCGACACCGGCGCGGGCGGCGCGGTCCTCGGATCGCCGATCAACGCGCTGGTCTGGCTGGCCAACGTCCTCGGCGAGCGCGGCGTGAGCCTGGAGGCCGGGCACGTGGTGCTGCCCGGCTCCATCACCGCGGCCGTGCCGGTCGCGCCCGGACAGACGCTGACGGCGACGTTCGCCGGAATCGGTTCCGTGACCGCTCGGTTCGGAAGGAGGGAACAGGCATGAGCAAGTTGACGGCGGCGATCGTCGGGCCGGGGAACATCGGCACCGACCTGCTGGTCAAGCTCCAGCGCAGCGAGCTGATCGACGTCCACTCGATGGTCGGGGTGGTGCCGGAGTCCGACGGCCTGGAGCGCGCCCGCAGGATGGGCGTCGAGGCGTCGGCGGAGGGCGTGGACTGGCTGCTGAAGCAGCCCGTGCTGCCCGACCTGGTGTTCGAGGCGACGTCGGCGAAGGCCCATCTGGCCAACGCGCCCCGCTACGAGGAGGCGGGGATCACGGCGATCGACCTGACGCCGGCCGCGGCGGGCCCCCTGGTGTGCCCGCCGGTGAACCTGGACTCGCTCTCGGACGCCCCCAACCTCAACATGATCACCTGCGGCGGGCAGGCGACGATCCCGATCGTGCACGCGGTGTCCTCCGTGGTGCCGGTGCCGTACGCCGAGATCGTCGCGTCGATCGCGTCCCGCTCGGCCGGGCCCGGCACCCGCGCGAACATCGACGAGTTCACCGAGACCACGGCCCGCGCGATCGAGCAGGTCGGCGGCGCGGGCCGGGGCAAGGCGATCATCATCCTCAACCCGGTGGACCCACCGATGATCATGCGGGACACGGTGTTCTGCGCGATCCCGTCCGACGCCGACACCAGGGCCGTCTCCGAGTCGATCGAGAAGATGGTCGCGGAGGTCGCCGCGTACGTGCCCGGCTACACGCTGCGCGTCGAGCCGCAGTTCGACGAGCCCCGCGACATCTGGAACGGGATGGCCCGCGTCGCGGTGTTCCTGGAGGTGCGCGGCAACGGCGACTACCTGCCCGCGTGGGCCGGCAACCTCGACATCATGACCGCGGCCGCCGCCAGGGTCGGCGAGCAGCTCGCGCGTAGGAAGGCCTCCTCATGAGCGACGTCACCGAGAAGATCCGGATCACCGACTCGACGCTGCGGGACGGCAGCCACGCGATGGCGCACCGCTTCACCGAGGAGCAGGTCCGCGGCGTCGTGCACGCCCTGGACGCCGCGGGGGTCGAGGTCATCGAGGTCACCCACGGCGACGGTCTCGGCGGATCGTCCTTCAACTACGGCTTCTCGCTGGAGGACGACGTCAAGCTCGTCGCCGCCGCCGTGGACGAGGCGACCCGGGCCAAGATCGCCGTCCTGCTGCTGCCGGGCCTCGGCACGGTCCACGACCTGAAGATGGCGCACGACGCGGGCGCGTCCGTCGCCCGCGTCGCCACGCACTGCACCGAGGCGGACGTGTCGCTGCAGCACTTCGCCGCCGCCCGCGACCTCGGCATGGAGACCGTCGGGTTCCTCATGCTGTCGCACCGGGTGGGCCCGGAGGAGCTGGCGCGGCAGGCCCGGATCATGGTGGACGGCGGCGCGCAGTGCGTCTACGTCGTCGACTCCGCGGGCGCCCTCGTGCTCGGCGAGGCGCAGGAACGGATCAGCGCGCTGGTCAAGGAGATCGGGCACGAGGCGCAGGTCGGCTTCCACGGCCACCAGAACCTCTCCCTCGGCGTCGCCAACTCCGTCCTGGCGCAGCAGAACGGCGCCCGGCAGATCGACGGCGCGCTGTGCGCGCTCGGCGCGGGGGCGGGCAACTCCCCCACCGAGGTGCTGGTCGCGACGTTCGAGCGGCTCGGCGTCCCGACGGGCGTGGACGTGCAGGGCGCGCTGGCGGCGGCCGACGACGTGGTGAAGCCGTTCCTGCACCGGCTGCCGTTCGCCGACCGCGGCGCGATCACGCAGGGGTACGCGGGCGTGTACTCCAGCTTCCTGCTGCACGCCGAGCGGGCCGCCGAGCGCTACGGCGTCCCGGCGCACGAGATCCTGCAGAAGGTCGGCGAGGCCGGCTACGTCGGCGGCCAGGAGGACATGATCATCGACGTGGCGCTCCAGCTCGCCGCCGAGCGCGACCGCGCGTCATAGCGCGAGCGGGCCGCGGTCCAGATCGTCCAGGAGGGCGCGGGGGTCGTCGTAGACGGCCGCCGCGCCCGCCTCCTCCAGTTCGGCGCGGCTCCAGCCGCCGGTGAGCACGCACACGCACGGCATCCCCGCCCGCCGGGCCGCCTCGACGTCCCAGCGCGTGTCGCCCACGAACACGGCCCGGTCGGCGGGCACCGCGGCCCGTTCCAGGGCCAGCTGGACGAGGTCGGGCGCCGGCTTGGTCGCCTCCACCTCCGACCCGGAGGTGGCCTCGTCGATCGCGTCGTCGGCGTCCAGCGCGGCGCGCAGCGCCTTCAGCTCGGGCGCGGCGGCCGAACTGGCGAGCACGACGCGGTTCCCGCGGCCGGAGCAGGCCCGCAGCAGGTCGGCGGCGCCGTCGAAGGCCTGGAGCCGCGACCAGTACTGCGCGTACAGGGCCGTGTGCGCCGTGCGGATCCCGTCGTCGGCGTCCCGGTCCCGGTCGCCGGGGAGCAGCTGGTCCAGCAGCTTGTCCGAACCCATGCCGACCGCCCGGTGCACGTCCGCCATGGGGACGGTGTGCCCGTGCTGGAGGAACGCCTGCCACCAGGTGGCGGCGTGCAGGTAGTTGGTGTCGACCAGCGTGCCGTCGACGTCGAAGAGCACCGCATCGATCATGCGGCGGCCCTACCCCGTCCGGCCCCGGGGAACCGGGGACGCGCGATGATCTCGACGGTTGCAGGGTGCAAGCGTTGGGATAGCGTGGCGTGATGACCCACGAGGAGCCCCGCGCGTCGACGCCCCGCGGCCTGGCACGCCGGGAGCAGCTCGTGGGCATCGGTCTCGACCTGCTCGCCGAGGGCGGCTGGGCCGCGCTCACGGCCCGGGCCGTCGCGGACCGGGCCCGGATCCGGCCGGGGCTGCTGCACCACTACTTCAACGGGCTGCCCGGGCTGCACGTCGCCGTCGCGCAGCGGGTCAGCGAGACGATCGTCGACCCGGTGGTGGACGCGCTGGTCGCCGCGCCGGACACCGAGGCCGCGCTGCGGGCGCTGCGCGAGCGCGTCCTCGACATGCTCGCCGGGGAGCGCAACCTCAGGCTCGCCGCCGAGCTGCTGGTCCGGGCGCTGCGCGACCCGCGGATGGGCGCCGAGCGGCGGGACTGGGCGCGGGACGTGCGGGCCCGCATCGCCGCGCGGCTGGAGCACCTGCGCCCCGGCTGGCCCGCCGAGCGCCGCGAGGGCACCGCCATGCTCTTCACCGCGGTGCTGGACGGCCTGATGCTCCAGCTGATCCTCGACCCCGACCTGCCGGCCGACCCCGCCCTGCACGCGACCGAGGCCCTGGCCGGCGATCCCTGACCGGCGCTCAGTCCGGGCGCGCGGGGACGATCGCGACGGCCCGGCGGGCCCGCCGGAGCACCGCCGTGCTGGTCGAGCCCAGCGGGGCGATCCCGGCGCCCCGGTCGCCGAGCACCAGCAGCCCAGCGTCGTCCGCGGCGCCGAACAGCGCCTCCAGGGGGCGTTCCAGCAGCAGCGAGACCCGGATGTCGAGCTCCGGGTACCGCGCGCGCCAGGGCGCCACGGCCGCCTCCAGCTCCGCCGCCCGCGTCTTCTCCAGCAGCTCCCTGTCGTGGAACAGCGCCAGCTCGTCCGCGTCGACCGCGGCGGGCTCCCAGCACGCGTACAGCACGCGCAGCTCCCACCGGCGCAGCGCCGCCTCGGCGGCGGCGAAGCCCAGCGCCGGGTCGCACCAGCTCGTCCCGTCCGCGCCCGCGACGACCCGGCGGGGGCCCGCCCCGTCCTTGACCACGACCATCGGGCGGGAGGAGCGCGCCGCGAGTTCCAGCACCCCGGCGCCCTCGTCCAGCCGCTCGGGGGCCCCGACCACCGTCAGCTCCGCGTCGCGGGACTCGCGCAGCAGCGCGCCGCGGGCAGGGCCGCGGACGAGGCGGCCGCGCACCGCGCCGGTCGCCCCCAGTTCGCGGGCGCGCCGCGTGCCGCGCTCCAGCAGGTTCTTCCCCGCCCGCCTCATGACCGCCTCGCCGTGCGGGTCCTCGTGCCCCTCCGGGTAGGGCCAGTGCCAGCAGTGGCACACCACCAGGTCGAGGCCGCGCAGCCGGGCCTCCTCGATCGCCCAGCGCAGCGCCGTGTCGTTCTCCGACGTCCCGTCGTAGCCGAACAGGACGTGCTTCTGGTCGTCGCTCTCCACGCCCGTCATGTCCATGTCCTCCTCCTGCCAGTCTGCGCGTTCCGCCGCGGCACCAGAAGAGGCGCGTGCCCGACCGCTTCCCGGAGCCATTAATGTCACGGACGAAGGAGGAAGAGGAGGAGGCAATGAGAAGGCTAGGACGGGTCCGCCGCCGTTTCGGCTTCGACCGCAACGACCTGCGGCGCGCCGTCGACCGCCGCCAG encodes:
- a CDS encoding HAD family hydrolase; the encoded protein is MIDAVLFDVDGTLVDTNYLHAATWWQAFLQHGHTVPMADVHRAVGMGSDKLLDQLLPGDRDRDADDGIRTAHTALYAQYWSRLQAFDGAADLLRACSGRGNRVVLASSAAAPELKALRAALDADDAIDEATSGSEVEATKPAPDLVQLALERAAVPADRAVFVGDTRWDVEAARRAGMPCVCVLTGGWSRAELEEAGAAAVYDDPRALLDDLDRGPLAL
- the dmpG gene encoding 4-hydroxy-2-oxovalerate aldolase, coding for MSDVTEKIRITDSTLRDGSHAMAHRFTEEQVRGVVHALDAAGVEVIEVTHGDGLGGSSFNYGFSLEDDVKLVAAAVDEATRAKIAVLLLPGLGTVHDLKMAHDAGASVARVATHCTEADVSLQHFAAARDLGMETVGFLMLSHRVGPEELARQARIMVDGGAQCVYVVDSAGALVLGEAQERISALVKEIGHEAQVGFHGHQNLSLGVANSVLAQQNGARQIDGALCALGAGAGNSPTEVLVATFERLGVPTGVDVQGALAAADDVVKPFLHRLPFADRGAITQGYAGVYSSFLLHAERAAERYGVPAHEILQKVGEAGYVGGQEDMIIDVALQLAAERDRAS
- a CDS encoding acetaldehyde dehydrogenase (acetylating), whose protein sequence is MSKLTAAIVGPGNIGTDLLVKLQRSELIDVHSMVGVVPESDGLERARRMGVEASAEGVDWLLKQPVLPDLVFEATSAKAHLANAPRYEEAGITAIDLTPAAAGPLVCPPVNLDSLSDAPNLNMITCGGQATIPIVHAVSSVVPVPYAEIVASIASRSAGPGTRANIDEFTETTARAIEQVGGAGRGKAIIILNPVDPPMIMRDTVFCAIPSDADTRAVSESIEKMVAEVAAYVPGYTLRVEPQFDEPRDIWNGMARVAVFLEVRGNGDYLPAWAGNLDIMTAAAARVGEQLARRKASS
- a CDS encoding universal stress protein, with product MDMTGVESDDQKHVLFGYDGTSENDTALRWAIEEARLRGLDLVVCHCWHWPYPEGHEDPHGEAVMRRAGKNLLERGTRRARELGATGAVRGRLVRGPARGALLRESRDAELTVVGAPERLDEGAGVLELAARSSRPMVVVKDGAGPRRVVAGADGTSWCDPALGFAAAEAALRRWELRVLYACWEPAAVDADELALFHDRELLEKTRAAELEAAVAPWRARYPELDIRVSLLLERPLEALFGAADDAGLLVLGDRGAGIAPLGSTSTAVLRRARRAVAIVPARPD
- a CDS encoding 2-keto-4-pentenoate hydratase — encoded protein: MDPGSVEKAAAALLDAYATGTPIAPLTKDHPDMSVADAYAVQLAQVTAWTGAGARVKGHKVGLTSAAMQRQMGVDQPDFGVLLDTMFLPESAPIDTGRFLQPRIEPEIAFVLGRPLAGPGATAADAVAAVDYVLPALEVIDSRIADWKITLPDTIADNASSGGVVLGTRPVRLDDQDLSLMGCLLRRDGDLIDTGAGGAVLGSPINALVWLANVLGERGVSLEAGHVVLPGSITAAVPVAPGQTLTATFAGIGSVTARFGRREQA
- a CDS encoding TetR/AcrR family transcriptional regulator, whose protein sequence is MTHEEPRASTPRGLARREQLVGIGLDLLAEGGWAALTARAVADRARIRPGLLHHYFNGLPGLHVAVAQRVSETIVDPVVDALVAAPDTEAALRALRERVLDMLAGERNLRLAAELLVRALRDPRMGAERRDWARDVRARIAARLEHLRPGWPAERREGTAMLFTAVLDGLMLQLILDPDLPADPALHATEALAGDP
- a CDS encoding IclR family transcriptional regulator; this encodes MPPVPSEESFLRRVVAVLSAFRPEDDGLGAAELARRSGLPKSTAHRIALDLVDAGLLERRGPRVRLGLRLFEIGQRVPRQRVLRDAAVPYMSDLREATRQTVHLAVLEGGEVVYVEILGSSGGPRLPSQVGGRLPAHVTGVGKAILAFSPPEVVKGVLESGLVKVGERSVTAPGLLARELETIRREGVAYDREESGSGIVCAASPVLGPDGLVLGALSVSGWATRMRLAAVAPAVHTAALTLSRTLGG
- a CDS encoding nitrate/nitrite transporter; this encodes MTGTRRTAEAGPAETGVGGGRRSMVMLAVATIGFAVNFWAWALLSPLGPRFKDSLDLSSFEQSLLVAVPVVVGSLGRIPVGALTDRFGGRVMFPAVSLFTIVPVLYLGLAGHSSLASLLAGGFFLGIAGTTFAVGVPFVNAWFPPQRRGLAVGIFGAGMGGTAISALTTVKEVDRYGTEFPFVVMAVLLAVYAAVAWLVLREAPGRTAPTEPLAKRLVATARMGVTWQMSALYAVAFGGYVAFSVYLPTYLKTQYGLSQSDAANRMAGFVLLAVVMRPIGGWLSDRVGAARVMAAALAVTVAGAAAQSFAPPLMPLGTIAFLAMAAALGAGSGATFALVAQLTPVSKVGAVTGVVGAAGGLGGFVPPLVMGFVYGAYGSYAAGLVLLALVAAAAALFTATVVRRAVPARRDA
- a CDS encoding FAD-binding and (Fe-S)-binding domain-containing protein, giving the protein MTDHREHGELVEALRAAGVSGVDDSALARSLYSSDASLYRVPPRVVVTPREAGELPAVLAVCRDAGVPLTMRGAGTSIAGNAVGPGVVADVSRHLNRVLEIDPEAGTALVEPGIVQADLHRAAAGHGLRFGPDPSTRTRATLGGMIGNNACGSRALGYGRTSDNVLGLDVVTGSGERLRLGDVPGARPGSVLLERLRGLVGENLALVRTEFGRFGRQVSGYSLEHLLPEQGFDVARTLVGSEGTLALTLAARVRMVREPAHRALVVLGYGSMAEAADAVPAILPHGPVACEGLDSRIVDVVRERRGAAAVPPLPSGSGWLLVELAGPEAGALRSAAREIVGDSGCADSALVEDMALADALWRIREDGSGLVARTPSGEQAHAGWEDAAVPPERLGAYLREFEALLAGYDLFGVPYGHFGDGCIHVRIDFPFGRTGGTRVFRDFLNEAAALAARHGGTMSGEHGDGRARSELLPHMYSPEALALCSAVKDVFDPDDVLNPGIIVRPAAVDADLRAVQTIPLDRGLGLAYRDDRGDLSRAVHRCTGVGKCRADNTGSGGVMCPSYLATREEKDSTRGRARVLQEVVSGKLGPDGWKSDALHDVLDLCLACKGCASDCPTGVDMASYKAEALHRRYRGRIRPRSHYALGRLPRWTRLAARAPAAIKAVNAAMRSRALKPLLAWGAGIDGRRTLPALAPVTFRRWFASHRSPRGRNGDVVLFVDSFTDAFSPEVGRATVRVLEHAGYRVTVTERPVCCGITWISTGQLDGARAQARRTVRALLPHVRRGARVVGMEPSCTGVLRSDAEELLRGVDAAAAREVAAATRTLAELLAETPDWTPPDLSGVTGIAQPHCHHHAVMGWAKDADLLRKAGADVERLGDCCGLAGNFGVEKGHHEVSVAVAEQRLLPAVRAAGEDAVVLADGFSCRTQLRELARRDGEHLAELLARRLPEG